The region TACTCCTACAGATATGATTCTCGGTGTTGGATATGTACGTGATCCATTGCTTAATACAGCAGCATCAAATCCTCTCCACTTAGAGAAAGTAACTAAGTTTTCTGCATTTACAAAAAGTCTCAAATTAGTTAAATGGAACTTTTCTACCACTGATTTGTCAAATGCGTAACCAAAGCTTACGAAACGTAATCTTAAGTAGTCAGCTTCTCTCAACCATCGGTTACTGTTGTTTAACGCTAACACGTTAGTCGCATCTAGTGATGGGATAGCAGTTACTCTGTTTGTTGGAGTCCATGCATCTAATAAGTCTGCAGATACATTAAACTGTCTTACACTTGTAATATCAACAACATCAGCAAGGTTAAAGTCAAAACGATCTATACCAGTTGCGTAATTCCATTGAGTTGTAAGGAAGAAGTTTTTGTAGTCAGCATTCAAAGTAATACCACCTTGAAATTCAGGAGTGAGATTTTTGTTTAACCATCTTCTGTCCGTATCATCATTAGGGTTTTCAGTTAGGTTTCCATTGATGTCATAATGAAGTAATTCACCGTTTGCTGGGTTTACACCTGCATAAGGAACTGAAAAATACTCTCCTAATCTACCACCTTCTCTACCTACACCGATACTTTGTCCGTCTTCTGTTGGTAAGTCTCTAATTACATTTTCATTAAAGTTTCCTACAACACCTAATTCTAGACCAAAATCTCCTTGGTTTTTAGGTTGAAAAATTTTATATCTAAGGTCTATATCTATACCTTTATTAGTCATTGTTCCAAAGTTACCAAAAAGTGAATAACCACCTGTACCAACTGCACCAGAAATATTTCTTGCTTGAAATAAGTCTTCTGTGTCCTTATAGTAAAGATCGATATTACCTCTTAATCTTCTGTCTACAGCTTCAAAATCAATACCTAAGTTAGTCTGACGAGTCGTCTCCCATTTTAAGTCACTAATACCAAATACAGTAGGCGCAAGTCCTTGAACACCTCCATAACCTCCTACAGAACCATATAGATCTTCTGTCAATGTAAGTCCAGTGAAGTATCCACCACCGTTTACATTTTGATTTCCTACAGTACCGTAAGAAGCTCTTATTTTCAAGGTGTCAAAAGGATTGTTGTCTCCCCAGAAGTCTTCATTACTTACGTTCCATCTACCAGCTATGGAGTAAAAAGTACCCCATCTGTTAGTTGATGAAAATCTTGAAGAAGCATCTCTTCTCAAAGTTGCACTAAATCCATATTTACTGTCGTAATCATAATCTAATGATCCAAAGTAAGAGAATAAACCTGAATTAAGAACTGTTGCATTAATGTTGTCTACAAACACATCGCTTCCACCATTATCACCGATAAATCCAGCGCCATCTCCAGGAGAAAATAGTGTTGGGTTAAGTCCGTTAGCTCTAAATCCAAATCCTCTAAAATGAGCCTTAAAGTATTCTGTATAAAGACCTACATCTAAAGTGTGCTTTTCATTAAATGTTTTGTTATATGCAAGACTAGTTACAGAGTTGAATGAAAATTGTCTGCTAGTCTGTTGAAAAGCAAAACCAGCTTGTCCTGCGTTGAAACTGTTTTGAAAAAACAAAGAGTTCCAACTATCAGAACCTTGGGATCTTGTTAGGACTATGTTTTGATAATCAAAACCACTTACGTTTCTCAGCGTAAGATCATCTGTTATTTTGTATCCAAAGTTTGCACTACCTAATACTTTAACTTCTTCTTCATCTCTTTGGTAAGAATTTAATCTGTCTAAAAGAATAAGAGGAGTAGATCTAAAAATAGATTCTAGTGTAGGAGTTGCTGCTACCAATTCTGTTGCATTTGTGTAATCAGTTGGTTGTAAATAAGGTACAGAGATAAACGCCCCTAATACATAGTTACGGTTAATAGCACCTGATCCAATTGAGTTAGGCTCATTATTCACAGAGTAGTTAGCATTTAAATTAAGACCGTAAGTAAATCTCTTGTTTTCAGATCTACCGTTGATATTAGTTCTAATGTTAAATCTCTTCAATTTGGATTGTACTAATACACCTTCTTGATCGAAATAACCAAGTGAAGTAAACTGCGTACTATTTTTTCCACCAGAAGATAAGGTCACTGTATTGTTTGTGCTTACTCCAGTTCTAAAGAATACATCTTTCCAGTCTGTATTAGGAGCACCAGCGATTTGAGCATCTGTAAGTGGAGTTCCACTACCGTCAAATCCATTTGCACCAAAACCGACACCTCTATCACGTTCTAACGTAAGTAGTTGCTGAGAATCCATGTAGTTGTAATCATTACCCATCAGGTTAGTAAATGACTGTATAGAAGTTGCATTCACTTTTAAAGGTTGTTCGTACTTACCTTTTCTAGTTTCAATAACAATTACACCATTTGCTCCTCTGTTACCATATATAGAAGTACCTGCAGCATCTTTAAGAACTACAACACTTGCTATATCTTGTGGGTTTAAACTTCTGAAGTTATCCTCATCTACTGGTATACCATCGATTAAGAATAAAGGCTCTGTATTACCATTGATAGATCCCACACCACGAAGGTTTACTGTAGAATTTGCTCCTGGTTGTCCAGAGTTAGTAAAAATGTTCAAACCTGCTACTTGTCCAGAAAGAGTCTGTACAAAAGAAGCGTTTGGTCTGTTCTCAATGGTTTCACTAGTTACTACACTAGCTGCTACATTGATTCTCTCTTTTACTGCATCTCGGAAACCTACTACAACAACAGCATCCAATGATGTTTTCATTAGCGTGTTTATTACGGTTTGGTCACCTACTAGGACCATGACTTGATCATAACCGGAATAAGTAAATACTAACGTGTCCTCTGAATTAGCTTGGATTGAGTAATTTCCATCAAAGTCGGTTGTGGTATTAGCGGTTCCTCCTTTTACAGAGACGACAGCTCCAAAGAGACCACCTTCTGTATCAGTTACCTTCCCGGTAACGGTTTGCTGGGCAAAAGCTACTTGCACAACTAACGCTAGTAAAAGCGTTAAAATTCCATTTAATTTTGTTTTCATGTTTAGATTTATTTGAATTAGCCAATGCCAAAAATCAAAAAAAGAAGTTAATAAAACAACTTTTATGGAATCTATTTATACTATTTATTTAAATAGACTTAACATTCAGCTAACATTCTAGAAGTTTATTTTTAGGTTAATGTGAGCTACTGTGCTGGATAAGTCCACTTTAGCATCTTCAAAACGGCCGTTTG is a window of Nonlabens sp. MB-3u-79 DNA encoding:
- a CDS encoding SusC/RagA family TonB-linked outer membrane protein, coding for MKTKLNGILTLLLALVVQVAFAQQTVTGKVTDTEGGLFGAVVSVKGGTANTTTDFDGNYSIQANSEDTLVFTYSGYDQVMVLVGDQTVINTLMKTSLDAVVVVGFRDAVKERINVAASVVTSETIENRPNASFVQTLSGQVAGLNIFTNSGQPGANSTVNLRGVGSINGNTEPLFLIDGIPVDEDNFRSLNPQDIASVVVLKDAAGTSIYGNRGANGVIVIETRKGKYEQPLKVNATSIQSFTNLMGNDYNYMDSQQLLTLERDRGVGFGANGFDGSGTPLTDAQIAGAPNTDWKDVFFRTGVSTNNTVTLSSGGKNSTQFTSLGYFDQEGVLVQSKLKRFNIRTNINGRSENKRFTYGLNLNANYSVNNEPNSIGSGAINRNYVLGAFISVPYLQPTDYTNATELVAATPTLESIFRSTPLILLDRLNSYQRDEEEVKVLGSANFGYKITDDLTLRNVSGFDYQNIVLTRSQGSDSWNSLFFQNSFNAGQAGFAFQQTSRQFSFNSVTSLAYNKTFNEKHTLDVGLYTEYFKAHFRGFGFRANGLNPTLFSPGDGAGFIGDNGGSDVFVDNINATVLNSGLFSYFGSLDYDYDSKYGFSATLRRDASSRFSSTNRWGTFYSIAGRWNVSNEDFWGDNNPFDTLKIRASYGTVGNQNVNGGGYFTGLTLTEDLYGSVGGYGGVQGLAPTVFGISDLKWETTRQTNLGIDFEAVDRRLRGNIDLYYKDTEDLFQARNISGAVGTGGYSLFGNFGTMTNKGIDIDLRYKIFQPKNQGDFGLELGVVGNFNENVIRDLPTEDGQSIGVGREGGRLGEYFSVPYAGVNPANGELLHYDINGNLTENPNDDTDRRWLNKNLTPEFQGGITLNADYKNFFLTTQWNYATGIDRFDFNLADVVDITSVRQFNVSADLLDAWTPTNRVTAIPSLDATNVLALNNSNRWLREADYLRLRFVSFGYAFDKSVVEKFHLTNLRLFVNAENLVTFSKWRGFDAAVLSNGSRTYPTPRIISVGVEIGI